The Pelodiscus sinensis isolate JC-2024 chromosome 24, ASM4963464v1, whole genome shotgun sequence genomic interval GGCTGCCCAGCTCTATTGCCAAGGGGCAGCTGGTCTATGCCTGGGCATCTTGCATGCTACCTGGCACCCTGCCAGAGGGGCACCAGCTGGTAGGCATTACACCAAGCGTACAGACCTGCCACAGCTCCCCGGCAGTGTTCTCCGATccctatatacaggcagtccccgggttatgtacaaaatagggactgtagatttgttcttaaattcaatctgtatgcaagtcagaactggcatcagccgctgctgaaactgatcagtttcaaccgcagctgaatctggacaccagttctgacttacatacagattcaacttaagaaacccaggcgtccccaagtcagctgctgctgaaactgatcagcagctgattccaggaagcctggggcagagcaactctgcctcgggcttcctgtagtcagctgctggtcagtttcagcagctgctgacttggggacgcctggggcagagcagctggggtgctgctgggttgctccagtagcgccgctcctggagcaacccagcagcaccccagctgctctgccccaggtgtcctgattcagccgctgctgaaactgtccagcagcggctgaatcaggacgcctggggcagagcagctggggtgctgccgggttggtccggagcggcgctgcgggaccaacccggcagcccccagctgctctaccccaggggtaggcaagaaaagcctggtctgctggggggggggcactagctgcacccccccccccagcagaccagggagacaggggtggcgggaccgcccaagtcctccacggctttgctccgtctccctggtctgttgacctgggagacacagagcaaagccgcagagcacgcgggcagcgggacagtccaggcgcgccacggctgtcccactgctggcgtgctccgaggctttgctccccatctccctggtctggagacggggagcaaagccgcagagcacgcccgcagggggacagctcaagcgcgcccgggctgtcccgctgcgggcgtgctccaaggctttgctccccgtctccctgcagaccagggagatggggagcagcttttctcgccccggaggacgaggGCGGCAGACCatggtgcatctgggcgtcccgccgctcccgtcctccggggcgagaaaagccccgttcgtaactgcggatctgacataagtctgatccgcgtaactcagggactgcctgtatgtgcatGGCCCAGGCACTGTCATCCCctgtaccctcccccccacattcacTGCCTCTTGCACACTCAGGGCCACACGAGATACaggcacaaatgcacaaaggcGAGTAAACAGACATtgtgacaaaaacaaaacaaacacacttGCACAAGATACAAGAACAAACGGAGACCCTCATAACACAAAAACACACCAAGCAAAGTGACACACGAGATAGGGGCACAAAGACACAGTCATGTAAACAGTGACCTACACACCATGGAAACATATATATACAAAGGTACACACCCCTGCAGACCAGCATATTTGTACCCTTTCTTCCTGTTGTCGGGGTctcgaacccggacggcctctgttcgttgtctgaccgcaaagagacaggcaacaccagcaagatccaatcacaagctctttattgaatagtgcgcacttacaatagagagcggcccgtctccaaagagaaccagccccgatttcatTAACAGGcaggcttatatagacagttccatcATGTCATAGACTATTTGCCCAAGCAACCCACCCCTCTTTATCAGTTAGAAACTTTTAGTATCCATGcacacctggccaactatacatcatggccttaagcaattcagaatgcatcagcaatttcttatcagcccaaaagataggtactgggcaacaaggagacagtttgttatggccaaaggagaacataaacagggaaTTTGGAACAAACAGGGGGAAAGTAGAAACAGGGAgtctccttatcagttctcaaaacaaactgttccttatcgtagcaggtacaaaaatgcagctttttaCTTATTTCAGTTTGCAACTTGAGCAAGCCTGTAGGGTGCGTCcctgcttgaacctatctccagttctgcccagggactacccagaaatctttgttacatttgctttagcataactgcactaggcctaattttctagggcctaacacTGTGCAgtcacacacaccctgcaggcCTCTTTTCGCTCACACATGACTTGCACGCCCACACACACCGCTTTGCACACTCGCGCCACCTTGCACACTCACACGTGCCTTGCACAGCTGCACACACAATATACGCCCCTATTCACCCCTCCCCCGACGTGATAGCTCGGTTTTGGCTGACTGGCCCGGCGGTGCCGGGAAATTCCCCCAGATTAAGTAACCGGCTTGTCCGTTTCCTGCTGCCGCGGGCgcccggcgggggcggggtgagaatgccacctggggggggggcggcactgcAGTGCGCGTGCGCAGGAGTGTCGGTGCCGATGGGGCGCACGTGCGGGGGTGCGTTCACACGAGTGTGTGACATGGGTGTGTCACAAGTGCGTGAGACCACGATTAGCCCAGAGGCCAGGCGGGAAGCCCGGGGGCTGGTCCCAGCCCTGGCCCACGCAACCGggcggagaacccaggagtccagggtGACGCAACAGCCCCTCCTGTGCATGCGcatctgggggagggagtccGGCCGGTtcctgctgcgcatgcgctgaggacacctggctcctcccccccctcgcGTGCGGGGATGGGAGCGCATGCGTGGAGTGGAGAGCTGCGTACGGGCGCCGGGTCGGGACACACGGAGCCGAGATGGCGGCGGCCGGAGCCTCCTGCGCCGGCAGCAACGGGGCCGGCGGGATGGAGGTGGACGCggcaggtgcggggggggggcggggccttgcGCCTTCCACCCCAGATTCCTCCCGTTGTCACTCGCGCCGCTCCTCCTCAGGACTCCGCCCTCTTCCCCGCTGGCtcggccccccccttccctcagactCTGGCACCGCCCATTCTCAGGTCACGCCCCTCCTCGCCTGTTCCCCCTTCATCcagaagctccgccccttccccactcaTACTCTGCCGTTGGCTCAGCTCCTTCTGCTTGGCCACGCCCCCGTCCCGATACACGCCCCCTTCTCTTTggagctccgcccctcccccatctcttcccatagccctggctgggatgatttagttgggttggtcctgccttgggcagggggctggacagatgcttcctgaggtctctgccagccctgggattctgtgattcctgcccctcaccccactgACCATGCCTCtccccccagtgcttcccaccgTGATGGCCTCAGGTGTGACGGGCAGCGTCTCTGTGGCCCTGCACCCACTCGTGATCCTCAACATCTCTGACCACTGGATCCGCATGCGCTCACAGGAGGGACGCCCTGTGCAAGGTATCAACCCCGTCCctgcccaggcagcccccccaccctgtgcaAGGTATCAACCCCGTCCctgcccaggcagcccccccaccctgtgcaaggtatcagcccttcccccactcgggcagctgcccagtacagtggctcccctccccctaaCCAGCTCAGGCAGCCACGCGCCCAATCCCTAGTGTCACTGAAAGTTATGGGGTAGTCACCCCCATGCCCATCCTCAACCAGAAGTGACTCTCAGCCAGTAGGTAGGACAGAAAGTTTAATAACTGACAGGGATGCAGCGTAGAACAGACTTCTTACCCCAGAAACTAGAAGCAGCCAGCACAATCCATctagagaggagggggagctctgcaagccattcccagctcctggtcccatgccccccagccaggcccctcctctGGCCTTTGTCTTCTTCCCAGGCAAAAAGTGTCACCTGATAACACCCCCTTCCTGGGTTCAGATTGCAGAAGGCATCAGCCATTTGCATGTGGGGGAGGCTCTGTCACCCAAATTCTCATCCTCATCTACGTATTAGTAGAgtgctcagggaaactgaggcacacacacagggttacTATAGGACAGTAGAACCTACCTGCAACATCATAAAGAGAATAAAACTTCCACAATCCCCATGTCATGACACCAGCTGGGTCCTGCGTGGCTAGCATGGTACCTGTTCCCAGTCTGATGCCCCCTTCATCcagaagctccgccccttccccactcaTACTCTGCCGTTGGCTCAGCTCCTTCTGCTTGGCCACGCCCCCGTCCCCGATACACGCCCCAGAATCCTGTcccagctcttcctcctcctcctttcctcaaGCAGCTGACCCTACCTGCATGCCTCTGCCTTCATGCCATACCAGAGATTAGAGCAAATCTGCCCCCCACCAGGGCCCCACATGCTCCCTACTGagccagggaaggaggaagcagctcAGGAAGCAATGAGTCCTTGATGGGGTAGGAGTGCCAGGCCTGTGGGGGTCCTGATTTAAGAGGTCCCCAGTCAGCCCCCCTGGGCCCATAACACAGCTTCCCTCTGTCAGTGATTGGGGCACTGATCGGGCGGCAGGAGGGCCGGAACATCGAGGTGATGAATTCCTTTGAGCTGCTGTCCCACGCGGCAGAGGAGAGCACCCTCATCGACAAGGAGTATTACTACACCAAGGAGGAGCAGTGTGAGTGTGCAGGAGATGGGAGGCTGGCGGGGACCCATCTTGACACTACTTGCTGCAGTTATCACTGAGGGAAGCCTGTCAGTGATGCTATTCTGTGGTGTAactgctggggctgggcagcagtgAGCAGCAAAGAAAATGCCTCACAGTCCAGCCTGCTACCAAGTGCCCGAGCTGGGACCAaagccctggggtgggggactGCCCCTGAAAAACAGGGACTCTGGAAAGGGTAGAGGGGCCTCTGGTGATGGACAGCTCACCACATGCTGCAGCACAATGACATATGCACGGGGGCATGGtaagcagcccccctgccagaaGGGGAATTTGACCCCTTGTGGCAATCTATTCTGGGTCCCCATTTTACAAAGGGTATgcaaggggcaggagggagccatcCTGCTGCTTCAGGGCTTGGAGAAGtggttccctccttcccctgcccggcTGGCGCTCTGGTTAGGTGAGGTGCAGAAGTGCCATCATGGGGTGAAAGGGGGCAGGCATGTGGGAGACAGCACCGGTGCTGGTAGGCTGTGACTTAGGGCAGAACAGGAGCTAAAACCTGAGCAGTGCAGGTTGGTACAAGGGGGgatcccagccaggctggaattAGCCTTTTCAACTCTTCCAGGGCACATTTCCAGTCTGGGGACAGGTCCGGTTCCATGCTGCCCTGCCCATCTGCTGATCCTGCTCCTCTCTTTCCCTACCCCACAGTCAAACAGGTTTTCAAGGATCTGGAATTTCTGGGCTGGTACACAACAGGCGGCCCCCCGGACCAGTCTGACATCCACGTCCACAAACAGGtcagccccctctcctggctcccagacccctgctctTACCCACCAGCCTCCACTTCTCTCCcagaactggggaaagaacccaggagtcctagcttccagcccctctcctctcccacgaTCACTAGAGCCTTTGACagctgatcctgactggtttggctaggaGGCTGTCAAGTACTGGCACTTCATCtacccctctcagcactgccatgttgctcctaccctctgccttggagctgcccctcacccccctgggagctcttgcttgctgtgccaggcacaggaagaggagggggcactgatatcagagtgcctctccccctgccctgtaACCCATCTCCGCAGAgtggtggagggcagggatagagggaGTTTGTtcgctgcttttgggagtggtgcagggccagaaaaggggtgagcctgccttagccccactgcaccaccacccagaagccacctgtggtaagcagtgcccaatTGGAGCCCACATTCTGAACTCCAGCCCTGaacctttcctgcaccccaaatctctgCCCTAGTCCTGAGTCTCTCGGCACTctcactccctcccagagcctgaatccctcctgcacctcaactccctgccccatgctcagCTCAGAAatccctcctacactccaatcctctagcccaagatcagagtctgtGTCCGCATCCCcctccctggcactccagccctctcccccagactgataaaagtgagggtgggtgggggagtgagggaggatgggacagacaaggggtgggaaggaggggcaagggtatttgggttgaggtagatcctgaattgcacttaaattcaaaaaagtgatctcgtgcttaaaaaggttggagaccactgcactaggcaGTAGCAGGAGCTGCTATTTCCAAGTCCCTCTGTGGCAGAGGGGCTTCTTGTGATGCAGGGCGGGTCTTTGGTGGTCTGAGAGAACTGATGCTGGTTCCTTGGTGATGGTGGTCTCTCCCTGCCTAGGTGTGTGAGATCATCGAGAGCCCCCTGTTTCTCAAGTTGAACCCCATGACCAAGCACACAGATGTGAGTACCCCTAAAAGAGCCTGATccagagggggctgccagggcctggcagcaggggaggagaaacaagccacccgcctgccccagggagcTAAGTCTGGCTCCAGGATGGCTGGCCTTCCTGCAGCTCCGGCTTTGCGTGGAATTCCTCTTCACTTGGTGTCTCAAACCACAGCTCAGTAGCCCATGCATACCATCCCACAGTCATCTGCACAAGGGCGAGGGGTCCTCGTAACTGGCTGCCACGAATCTctggtggctgcatctcagcgctgGGCGAAGGATCCTTGTTGGAacagtcccctgctctgcctcatccGGCTGACGGCCGAGGGTAGCTGGGGTCACTTCTCAGGCTGTTTCTTGctctctgtccccagctgccAGTCAGTGTGTTCGAGTCAGTGATCGACATCATCAATGGAGAGGTAAGGTTCCCCCACCCTGAGCATGCctcaccagggctacgtctacactggcatgattttcaggatatgcttttaacagaaaagttttctgttaaaagcattttcggaaaagtgcgtctagattggcaggatgcttttctgcaaaaacactttttgcggaaaagcgtccgtggccaatctagacgcgcttttgtgcaaaaaagccccgatcgccatttttgcgatcggggcttttctgtggaaaacaaatctgagctgtctacactggcccttttgtgcaaaagtttttcagaaaaagacttttgcccgaacgggagcagcacagtatttccgcaaaatcactgacaatcttacatgatatcgtcagtgcttttgcagaaattcaagcagccagtgtagacagctggcaagtttttccggaaaagcagctgattttccggaaaaactggccagtctagacacagcccagtagaAATGCACATTGCTGGCTGTTGGCATctagctaatcagctgggcagcattggaatctcctGGTTGGCCGTCAAAGCGCCCAACTTACTGGGAACACTGCTCCTGTGGTTCCCAGCTGGGCCAAGGAGCCATCCCAGCCTCTGATGCCCCCTCGTCCCCAGGCCACCATGCTGTTTGCAGAGCTGCCCTACACGCTGGCCACGGAGGAGGCGGAGCGCATCGGGGTTGACCATGTGGCCCGAATGACAGCAACCGGCAGTGGGGAGAATTCCACAGGTGAGCGTGCACAGTGGGCGGGTTGCCCCGCGACAGCGGGCATGCAGGGAATGATGGAGGGTGGACGGGGCATGCAGAGACAGGGTGAGAGGAGACAATGCATGTGGTGGTGGGAGCAATGCCTGGGTGAGCCCATGGAATGTGGGAGCCTCCCAGAACTGCAGATGGAGCCCACAGGGCTGGGAGAGCATGCCGGGGGGACCACTCAGGAGGAGGGACAGTGTCCAtgggggcagcagcctgggggtggggccaacaggggaagagcctcctgaccctgccgtGTGCCTAGTGGCCGAGCACCTCATCGCCCAGCACAGCGCCATCAAGATGCTGCACAGTCGCGTCCGCCTCATCCTGGAGTACGTCAAGGCCTCGGAAGCAGGTTAGGGCCTGTTCTGTGCACCCTGCTCCCCATGTCTCCCTGAACCCTCACTCTCCCTTGCTAAGGGCCCCTTTAGCTCTGACCCCAGCCAGGTGCAAGGGTCCCTGGCTACGTTTTCCTCTTAACTCTGACCCCTGCTGGGCACATGGGCCACACTCTCCCCTGAGCTCTGACCCCAGCTGAGTGCATGGGGACCAGCCTCCCACTCTTCTGCCTGGTGTGCATTGGTGCCCCCCTGTAACTGGCTGCCCTGACCCCCAGGTGAGGTGCCGTTCAACCACGAGATCCTGCGCGAGGCCTGTGCCCTGTGCCACTGCCTGCCCGTGCTCAGCACCCACAAGTTCAAGACCGACTTCTATgatgtgagtgggagggaggttggggcaTGGTGGTAGagtctgggagcagctgggccagggcaggctgggaggtgggggctggtgggtcagagcaggaggagctgggagccaggactcctaggACAGACTAGGGGTTTTGGAGTGGGTGAAACTTGAGGGTGGGAAGTTGTCTTtccagtgctggggggactgGGCAGACAGGAGGTGGGAAGCTGTCTCTCCAGTACTGGGGGTTGGGAGGGGCAGCTTGCATGTGactgcctcccttcctccccagcaaTGCAACGACGTGGGGCTCATGGCCTATCTAGGCACCATCACCAAGACCTGCAATACCATGAACCAGTTTGTCAACAAATTCAACATCCTGTATGACCGGCAGGGCATCGGGCGCCGCATGCGTGGGCTCTTCTTCTGagctgcccagggctgggcacggccccctgctcccactctcctggcacccctccccttcccagccaccccccccccatactatctctctccccttctctgcccagcccccctcactctcctctcctccaatAAACTCTGTTGGAGCAATTGACACCTGACTGCTCATTGCTCCtctggtgggagtggggggggggggtcaccacagccatgctgcctcccccagcccatgggtctccccaaacaccctcccccattgttctctgctgagtgagagcagcccctgcagcagctgccccgccTTGCCTCTGGGGCTGCCCCGCACAGGGGCCAAGCTCTCTCAGCTGTTTTTTGGCTCTGGGCTGAGGTTCCCCTGCCCCATCCATCCCACTTCAGCTGGGAGCTCATTCCCCCAGTCAATCTGCCAAGGGTCCTCATCTCAGCGAGGGGGCTGCCCCCTGCAGTAGCTCACCtagctgcaggcaggaggggatcAGGTCTCATGGCCCTGTTGCTGGCCCACTGTACCAAATTGCTGCATCCAACTGGCCCACTGGCAGCAGCTACATGTTGTGCTAGACTTAGGCTTTGCCCTGAGCACTCTCGTGTGTCATCACTTATTGAACCCAGCTTCAGAAAAAGGGCTGAAGGGAGCTCGTTGCCACCAGATTTTAGTCTCACTTTAGTACCAGGCCCCATGGCTGTAATTAGCACCATGCTCAGCATTGCCAGACAGAGAGGAACCTAACTCAGAGCTAGGGACCCTGTTCCAGTTATTTGAGAGGATTGATAGCCACGTGAACAAGGGTGATGTAGTGAATGCAGACTGTCAACTTGTGTCAATCTCTCGCTCCAGCGCTCAGGCAAAGAGTGGAGAATGAGAGGGAAAGTCTACTCAGGGATCAAAAATCATcagccagttaaaaaaa includes:
- the COPS6 gene encoding COP9 signalosome complex subunit 6 isoform X1, which gives rise to MAAAGASCAGSNGAGGMEVDAAVLPTVMASGVTGSVSVALHPLVILNISDHWIRMRSQEGRPVQVIGALIGRQEGRNIEVMNSFELLSHAAEESTLIDKEYYYTKEEQFKQVFKDLEFLGWYTTGGPPDQSDIHVHKQVCEIIESPLFLKLNPMTKHTDLPVSVFESVIDIINGEATMLFAELPYTLATEEAERIGVDHVARMTATGSGENSTVAEHLIAQHSAIKMLHSRVRLILEYVKASEAGEVPFNHEILREACALCHCLPVLSTHKFKTDFYDQCNDVGLMAYLGTITKTCNTMNQFVNKFNILYDRQGIGRRMRGLFF
- the COPS6 gene encoding COP9 signalosome complex subunit 6 isoform X2, which translates into the protein MAAAGASCAGSNGAGGMEVDAAVLPTVMASGVTGSVSVALHPLVILNISDHWIRMRSQEGRPVQVIGALIGRQEGRNIEVMNSFELLSHAAEESTLIDKEYYYTKEEQFKQVFKDLEFLGWYTTGGPPDQSDIHVHKQLPVSVFESVIDIINGEATMLFAELPYTLATEEAERIGVDHVARMTATGSGENSTVAEHLIAQHSAIKMLHSRVRLILEYVKASEAGEVPFNHEILREACALCHCLPVLSTHKFKTDFYDQCNDVGLMAYLGTITKTCNTMNQFVNKFNILYDRQGIGRRMRGLFF